A stretch of Carnobacterium iners DNA encodes these proteins:
- a CDS encoding dihydrolipoyllysine-residue acetyltransferase, whose protein sequence is MAFKFKLPDVGEGMAEGEIVKWLVAEGDVIKEEDSIVEIQNDKSVEEIASPVSGTIKKILVAEGTVATVGQVIVEIDAPGHEDEEEEKEAEAPVSAPVQESASSTQNTSFYQFKLPDVGEGMAEGEIVKWLVAEGDQIKEEDSIVEIQNDKSVEEIASPVTGTIKKILVAEGTVATVGQVIVEIDSPEHNTESATPAVVNNVQETAQVAATANVVKSSDSNKRVQAMPSVRQFARENDVDITLVTPTGKHNRVTREDITNFNKNGATPAVSSAKQETATTAATQTKQAPVAKAVAPATAFKSNQTELETREAMTPMRKAIAKAMVNSKATAPHVTLFDEVDSTKLMAHRKHFKDIAADKGIKLTFLPYVVKAIVSVLRKYPAMNASIDDTTNEVVYKHYFNVGIATDTDRGLFVPVIKDADAKSIFTIAKEITELSGKATEGKLAANEMSSGSISVSNIGSIGGGWFTPVINYPEVAILGVGRIAKKAVVNADDEIVVAPVMQLSLSFDHRIIDGATAQKAMNELKTLLADPELLLMEG, encoded by the coding sequence ATGGCTTTTAAATTTAAATTACCGGATGTTGGAGAAGGAATGGCAGAAGGCGAAATCGTAAAATGGTTAGTAGCTGAAGGAGACGTAATTAAAGAGGAAGATTCAATCGTTGAAATTCAAAATGACAAATCAGTTGAAGAGATTGCTTCACCCGTTTCTGGAACGATTAAAAAGATTTTAGTAGCGGAAGGAACCGTTGCTACTGTTGGTCAAGTAATCGTTGAAATTGATGCTCCAGGACATGAAGATGAGGAAGAAGAGAAAGAGGCAGAGGCTCCAGTATCTGCTCCAGTTCAAGAATCTGCTTCAAGCACTCAAAATACTTCTTTCTATCAATTCAAATTACCAGATGTTGGAGAAGGAATGGCAGAAGGCGAAATTGTGAAATGGTTAGTAGCTGAAGGGGATCAAATTAAAGAAGAAGATTCAATCGTTGAGATCCAAAACGATAAATCAGTTGAAGAGATTGCTTCACCTGTTACCGGAACAATTAAAAAGATTTTAGTAGCAGAAGGAACGGTTGCTACTGTTGGTCAGGTAATCGTTGAAATTGATTCACCTGAACACAACACTGAAAGTGCAACACCTGCAGTTGTAAATAATGTTCAAGAGACAGCACAAGTAGCTGCAACAGCAAACGTTGTTAAGTCTTCTGACTCTAACAAACGTGTACAAGCTATGCCTTCAGTGCGTCAATTTGCTCGTGAAAACGATGTAGATATTACATTAGTTACACCAACAGGCAAACATAACCGTGTAACAAGAGAAGATATCACTAACTTTAATAAAAATGGTGCAACTCCAGCAGTTAGTTCAGCAAAACAAGAAACTGCAACAACTGCAGCAACTCAAACAAAACAAGCTCCTGTAGCTAAAGCAGTAGCTCCGGCTACAGCGTTTAAATCTAATCAGACTGAACTTGAAACTCGTGAAGCAATGACTCCAATGCGTAAAGCAATCGCTAAAGCAATGGTAAACAGTAAAGCAACTGCTCCACATGTTACGTTGTTTGATGAAGTTGACTCAACTAAATTAATGGCTCATCGTAAGCATTTCAAGGATATTGCAGCGGATAAAGGTATTAAGTTAACATTCTTACCTTACGTTGTTAAAGCAATTGTGTCTGTTTTACGTAAATATCCAGCAATGAACGCTTCAATTGATGATACAACAAACGAAGTCGTATACAAACATTACTTTAATGTTGGTATTGCTACTGATACTGATCGTGGTTTATTTGTACCAGTTATTAAAGATGCAGATGCTAAGAGTATCTTCACTATCGCAAAGGAAATTACTGAACTTTCTGGTAAAGCAACAGAAGGTAAGTTAGCAGCAAATGAAATGAGTAGCGGTTCTATCTCAGTAAGTAATATTGGTTCAATTGGTGGCGGTTGGTTTACACCAGTTATTAACTACCCAGAAGTTGCTATCTTAGGTGTTGGTCGGATTGCTAAAAAAGCAGTCGTAAATGCAGATGATGAGATTGTTGTAGCACCTGTTATGCAGTTATCATTAAGCTTTGACCATCGTATTATAGATGGTGCAACTGCACAAAAAGCAATGAATGAATTAAAAACATTGCTTGCTGATCCAGAATTATTATTGATGGAAGGATAA